A genomic window from Periweissella cryptocerci includes:
- the secA gene encoding preprotein translocase subunit SecA, with translation MANFLRTWIESDSRELKRLEKIAAKVESHADAMAAYSDEELKAKTEEYKQRYQNGETLNDLLPEAFATIREADKRVLGLYPFKVQIMGSTVLHEGNIAEMRTGEGKTLTATMAVYLNALAGKGVHVVTVNEYLSARDAAEMGEVYNWLGLSVGINASDMTPDEKRDAYNADITYSTNSELGFDYLRDNMVTEADERSQRPLNFAIVDEVDSILIDEARTPLIISGPSSGTTALYERADRFVKTLTEKTDYKVDLESKTISLTNAGIHKAEEFFNLANLYDAENTALTHHLDQSLRANYIMLKDKDYVVSDDEVMIVDSFTGRIMDGRRFSDGLHQAIEAKEHVEIQEENKTMANITYQNFFRMYKKLSGMTGTAQTEKEEFREIYNMEIISIPTNMPVARLDEADLLYPSLKSKFDAVIDLVKELHGKGQPILIGTVAVETSEYLSHLLDNEGIPHNVLNAKNHAREAEIIANAGQNGAVTIATNMAGRGTDIKLGPGVAEIGGLAVIGTERHESRRIDNQLRGRSGRQGDKGYSQFFLSLEDDLMLRFGAERIKNMMQRMNVADEDAVIKNKLITRSVESAQKRVEGNNYDSRKNVLQYDDVMREQREVMYAERNQIIDEDKSLENVLKPMVKRTIQRVVEAHTLGKQEEWELEPIVDFATAVLVKEDELAVSDLTGKTKEEIIDFLYQKGMDVYDEKVKQLYDADQMLEFEKVVILRVVDNHWTDHIDAMDQLRQGIGLRGYGQLNPLVEYQTEGYRMFEEMVADIEYDVTRLFMKAEIRQNLNA, from the coding sequence ATGGCTAACTTTTTACGGACTTGGATCGAAAGCGATTCTCGTGAATTAAAACGACTTGAAAAAATCGCAGCTAAGGTTGAATCACATGCTGATGCAATGGCTGCTTACAGCGATGAAGAATTAAAAGCAAAAACTGAAGAATACAAACAACGTTACCAAAACGGCGAAACTTTGAATGACTTGTTGCCAGAAGCATTTGCAACAATTCGTGAAGCTGACAAACGTGTCTTGGGCTTGTACCCATTTAAGGTCCAAATCATGGGCTCAACTGTCTTGCACGAAGGTAACATTGCCGAAATGCGGACTGGTGAAGGTAAAACTTTGACGGCCACAATGGCAGTTTATTTGAACGCACTTGCTGGCAAGGGTGTCCACGTTGTTACGGTTAATGAATACCTTTCTGCGCGTGATGCCGCTGAAATGGGTGAAGTTTATAACTGGTTAGGCTTGTCTGTTGGTATTAATGCATCTGACATGACACCTGATGAAAAGCGTGATGCCTACAACGCCGATATTACTTACTCAACTAACTCAGAACTTGGTTTTGATTACTTGCGTGATAACATGGTGACGGAAGCTGACGAACGTTCACAACGCCCATTGAACTTTGCTATTGTCGATGAAGTGGATTCAATTTTGATTGATGAAGCGCGGACACCATTGATTATCTCTGGTCCTTCATCTGGTACAACTGCCTTGTACGAACGTGCTGACCGTTTTGTTAAGACTTTGACAGAAAAGACTGACTACAAAGTTGATCTCGAATCAAAGACAATTTCATTGACGAATGCTGGTATCCACAAGGCTGAAGAATTCTTCAACTTAGCAAACTTGTATGATGCTGAAAACACGGCTTTGACTCACCACTTGGATCAAAGTTTGCGTGCCAACTACATTATGCTTAAGGATAAGGATTACGTGGTTTCTGATGATGAAGTTATGATTGTTGATAGCTTTACCGGTCGAATCATGGATGGTCGTCGTTTCTCAGATGGTTTACACCAAGCCATTGAAGCTAAGGAACACGTTGAAATCCAAGAAGAAAACAAGACGATGGCTAACATCACTTACCAAAACTTCTTCCGGATGTACAAAAAGCTCTCAGGGATGACTGGGACTGCCCAAACTGAAAAAGAAGAATTCCGTGAAATTTACAACATGGAAATTATTTCAATTCCAACTAACATGCCCGTTGCGCGTCTTGATGAAGCTGATTTGCTTTACCCATCACTTAAGTCTAAGTTTGACGCAGTGATTGATTTAGTTAAGGAACTTCACGGCAAAGGCCAACCAATCTTGATTGGGACTGTTGCGGTTGAAACTTCTGAATACTTGTCACACTTGCTTGATAACGAAGGTATTCCTCACAACGTCTTGAATGCCAAGAACCACGCACGTGAAGCTGAAATCATTGCGAATGCCGGTCAAAACGGTGCCGTTACGATTGCCACTAATATGGCTGGTCGTGGAACGGATATCAAGCTTGGACCTGGCGTGGCTGAAATCGGTGGTTTGGCTGTGATTGGGACTGAACGTCACGAATCACGTCGGATTGATAACCAATTACGTGGTCGTTCAGGTCGTCAAGGTGATAAGGGATACTCACAATTCTTCCTTTCACTTGAAGATGACTTGATGTTGCGCTTTGGTGCAGAACGGATTAAGAACATGATGCAACGGATGAACGTTGCAGATGAAGATGCCGTTATCAAGAACAAATTGATTACACGTTCAGTTGAATCAGCGCAAAAACGAGTTGAAGGTAACAACTACGATTCACGTAAGAACGTCTTGCAATACGATGATGTTATGCGTGAACAACGTGAAGTTATGTACGCTGAACGTAACCAAATCATCGACGAAGACAAGTCATTGGAAAACGTGCTTAAGCCAATGGTGAAGCGCACAATCCAACGTGTTGTTGAAGCCCACACACTTGGTAAGCAAGAAGAATGGGAACTTGAACCAATCGTTGATTTTGCTACGGCGGTCTTGGTTAAGGAAGACGAATTAGCAGTGTCTGACTTGACTGGTAAGACTAAGGAAGAAATCATCGACTTCTTGTACCAAAAGGGTATGGACGTTTATGACGAAAAGGTTAAGCAACTCTATGATGCCGATCAAATGTTAGAATTTGAAAAAGTTGTTATTCTCCGAGTTGTTGATAACCACTGGACTGACCACATCGACGCAATGGATCAATTGCGTCAAGGGATTGGCCTGCGTGGTTACGGTCAATTGAACCCATTGGTTGAATACCAAACTGAAGGTTACCGCATGTTTGAAGAAATGGTTGCGGACATCGAATATGATGTTACCCGTTTGTTCATGAAGGCAGAAATCCGTCAAAACTTAAATGCATAA
- a CDS encoding 4-fold beta flower protein, whose product MSDLVFYDRTGEPKLYLNHDKELYGYDGTFHGIIFKGIMYDFEGNWVGELSEGYLYNHDGHAEYFSKGAKNGPKLPKSVGFNDDRDWPEEHGQVDIKLVTERIFKRKVWSAKAVL is encoded by the coding sequence ATGAGTGATTTAGTCTTTTATGATAGAACCGGTGAGCCTAAGTTGTATCTGAACCATGACAAAGAATTATACGGCTACGATGGCACTTTCCATGGCATCATCTTCAAAGGCATTATGTATGATTTTGAAGGAAATTGGGTCGGCGAGTTGTCTGAAGGGTATCTCTACAATCACGATGGTCATGCCGAATACTTTTCTAAAGGTGCCAAAAATGGCCCAAAATTGCCGAAAAGTGTTGGTTTTAATGATGACCGTGATTGGCCTGAAGAACACGGTCAAGTCGACATTAAGTTAGTAACTGAGCGAATTTTCAAGCGAAAGGTTTGGAGTGCTAAGGCAGTCCTCTAA
- the hpf gene encoding ribosome hibernation-promoting factor, HPF/YfiA family — protein sequence MLKIITRGENVEVTDAIRDYVEKRLEKLNRYIGENTEATAHVNVKVYPEKTSKVEVTIPMSYLTLRAEETQPDLYAAIDFVTDKLERQIRKHKTKVNRKSREKGFKGLDFSGDIVPEMMPDEEDVIEVVRTKHVSLKPMDSEEAILQMDLLGHDFFVYEDEDQGVNIVYRREDGRYGLIEASEA from the coding sequence ATGCTTAAAATTATTACTCGTGGAGAAAATGTCGAAGTAACCGACGCAATCCGTGATTACGTGGAAAAACGTCTGGAAAAGTTGAACCGTTACATTGGTGAAAACACCGAAGCAACTGCTCACGTAAATGTTAAAGTTTACCCAGAAAAGACTTCAAAGGTCGAAGTGACAATTCCAATGTCATACCTCACTTTACGTGCGGAAGAAACTCAACCAGACTTGTACGCAGCGATTGACTTTGTAACTGATAAGTTAGAACGTCAAATCCGTAAGCACAAGACTAAGGTTAACCGTAAGTCTCGTGAAAAGGGCTTTAAGGGTCTCGACTTCTCAGGTGACATCGTTCCAGAAATGATGCCAGATGAAGAAGACGTAATCGAAGTAGTACGTACAAAGCACGTTTCATTGAAGCCAATGGATTCAGAAGAAGCAATTCTTCAAATGGATCTCTTGGGTCATGACTTCTTCGTATACGAAGATGAAGACCAAGGTGTTAACATCGTGTACCGTCGTGAAGATGGTCGCTACGGCTTGATTGAAGCTTCAGAAGCTTAA
- a CDS encoding ComF family protein, which translates to MNCKLCGASISGELLIKDILVFKPITSAQICSACWNSFERITGVNVCCYCGREQADTSACADCVRWEAQTGEAVLTNRPLFKYNETMQRFMEVYKFQGDYQLRLAMRDCFSQHLRQNKRAVFVPIPMSNQHRGFNQVTALIKQQSQVVDLLELIPDTRIVPQSHKNRAERMNSEQPFKVRANLIPKIMNKNVVLIDDVYTTGRTLHHAFNLISSYTEHTVSSMTLAR; encoded by the coding sequence ATGAATTGTAAGTTATGTGGCGCTTCGATTAGCGGTGAACTATTAATTAAAGATATTTTGGTATTTAAACCAATTACCTCGGCGCAGATATGCAGTGCATGTTGGAATAGCTTTGAACGGATTACGGGAGTTAATGTGTGTTGTTATTGTGGGCGGGAGCAAGCTGACACGAGTGCGTGCGCCGACTGTGTTCGATGGGAGGCCCAAACGGGTGAAGCGGTGCTGACTAATCGACCACTATTTAAATATAATGAAACGATGCAACGTTTTATGGAAGTTTATAAATTTCAAGGTGATTACCAATTAAGATTGGCGATGCGCGATTGCTTTTCGCAACATTTACGGCAAAACAAACGCGCTGTTTTTGTTCCAATTCCAATGAGTAATCAACATCGAGGGTTCAACCAAGTGACGGCGCTAATCAAACAACAATCTCAGGTAGTTGACTTGCTTGAGTTAATTCCGGATACACGGATTGTACCGCAATCGCACAAAAATCGTGCGGAACGAATGAATAGTGAACAACCATTTAAGGTGCGAGCAAACCTCATTCCTAAAATTATGAATAAAAATGTAGTATTAATTGACGATGTTTACACAACTGGGCGCACACTTCATCACGCTTTCAACTTAATTAGTTCATATACAGAACATACTGTTTCGTCTATGACTTTGGCTCGGTGA
- a CDS encoding DEAD/DEAH box helicase, whose product MEIQDFYGRLVPTNQISKAEYEKFALVVTRLTTFIGSRCRRCNTKHVRDWRIPNGAKYCGACIGLGRISDNEEFWTITEPNQFVNPQPLTWEGQLTEQQQRVVTEVMGHQGNHLVWAVTGAGKTEMLFPIIEQALQQRKRVAVVAPRVDVVIELAPRLQAAFATTSMTVLHGRQTEPYAYTQLVLGTTHQLLRFRDAFDLLIIDEVDSFPFIGEPMLHVAARAAVKESGRTLYLSATPDHRTRAKKLTTSYLPLRFHGHLLPMIVEKTVGNWRNQVKRNQLPRRLVRQLQTYQKTGQRFLLFVPTVADLLPIAALIQKYCPVLEILTVHAKDEARLTKVQTMRDHNVQGLLTTTILERGVTFPDIDVLILGADDQTFSPNALVQIAGRAGRKPSRPTGLVMALVSSKSWRVWSARQQIIKMNHRGQQLQLIAQQKRSEVIGEASDEL is encoded by the coding sequence ATGGAAATTCAGGATTTCTACGGACGGCTAGTACCAACTAATCAAATAAGTAAAGCCGAGTATGAAAAATTTGCGCTGGTTGTCACACGGTTAACAACATTTATTGGCTCTCGCTGTCGTCGTTGTAATACAAAGCACGTGCGTGACTGGCGAATACCCAACGGCGCAAAGTATTGCGGCGCATGTATTGGCTTAGGTCGAATCAGTGATAATGAAGAATTTTGGACAATTACAGAACCAAATCAATTTGTAAACCCACAACCATTAACATGGGAAGGTCAATTAACCGAGCAACAACAGCGCGTGGTTACCGAAGTAATGGGGCACCAAGGTAATCACTTGGTGTGGGCGGTGACTGGTGCCGGTAAAACCGAAATGTTATTTCCTATTATTGAACAAGCTTTACAGCAGCGTAAACGGGTTGCGGTGGTCGCCCCGCGGGTTGATGTGGTGATTGAGCTAGCTCCACGGCTACAAGCGGCCTTTGCCACGACTTCGATGACAGTCTTGCATGGTCGGCAGACCGAACCGTATGCGTACACTCAGCTAGTTTTGGGGACAACGCACCAATTGCTGCGATTTCGGGATGCGTTTGATTTACTAATTATTGATGAGGTTGACTCATTTCCCTTCATTGGCGAACCAATGCTCCACGTTGCAGCCAGAGCAGCGGTTAAAGAAAGTGGTCGCACATTGTATTTAAGTGCCACCCCTGATCATAGAACACGCGCAAAAAAATTAACGACAAGTTATTTACCCCTCCGCTTTCACGGGCATTTATTACCAATGATTGTTGAAAAAACGGTAGGTAACTGGCGCAATCAGGTTAAGCGTAACCAATTACCTAGGCGATTAGTGCGTCAACTACAAACATATCAAAAGACGGGGCAACGATTTTTGTTATTTGTGCCGACTGTGGCAGACTTGTTGCCAATTGCAGCATTAATTCAAAAGTATTGCCCAGTATTAGAAATCTTAACGGTGCATGCAAAAGATGAAGCTCGGCTCACTAAGGTACAAACAATGCGCGACCACAATGTCCAAGGTTTGCTAACCACTACCATTTTGGAGCGTGGGGTGACATTCCCAGATATTGATGTGCTGATTCTCGGGGCAGATGACCAAACTTTTTCACCCAATGCCTTAGTCCAAATTGCGGGGCGGGCGGGACGAAAGCCAAGCCGACCAACTGGTTTGGTAATGGCACTGGTAAGTAGTAAGAGCTGGCGGGTATGGTCAGCGCGCCAACAGATCATCAAAATGAATCACCGCGGGCAACAATTACAGTTGATTGCCCAGCAAAAACGCAGTGAAGTGATTGGGGAGGCTAGTGATGAATTGTAA
- a CDS encoding YigZ family protein — protein MPTYLSISHDFQHEIVIKKSRFITNLKRVHSEDEAVAFINAIKKEHYKANHNTSAFVLGDRDEIQRASDDGEPSGTAGVPILEVLKRNEVHDVVAVVTRYFGGIKLGAGGLIRAYAGSAAEALAEVGLIQRVVMTTMDLTLEYPQFDTLNHWLSQNNYQTPVVNYTDKVNLTLPIETADIAHFTNSITELLNGRVVISVGDESFQEIPYEPNQEDA, from the coding sequence ATGCCAACTTACTTATCAATCAGCCATGATTTCCAACACGAAATTGTCATCAAAAAATCCCGGTTCATTACTAACTTAAAGCGGGTTCATTCCGAAGATGAAGCCGTCGCATTTATCAACGCCATCAAAAAAGAACACTACAAAGCCAACCATAATACATCTGCTTTTGTACTAGGTGACCGTGATGAAATCCAGCGCGCAAGTGATGATGGCGAACCATCTGGGACAGCCGGAGTACCAATCCTTGAAGTCCTCAAACGCAACGAAGTCCACGATGTTGTCGCCGTTGTCACCCGTTATTTTGGCGGTATCAAGCTTGGCGCCGGTGGCTTAATTCGCGCTTATGCTGGTTCAGCCGCAGAAGCGCTTGCTGAAGTTGGTTTAATTCAACGTGTCGTGATGACGACAATGGATCTCACCTTAGAGTATCCGCAATTTGATACTTTAAACCACTGGCTCAGCCAAAATAATTACCAAACACCTGTCGTAAATTACACCGATAAAGTAAATTTAACGCTCCCAATTGAAACCGCCGATATCGCTCACTTTACAAACAGCATTACTGAATTGCTCAATGGGCGCGTCGTGATTAGTGTTGGTGACGAAAGTTTCCAAGAAATCCCTTACGAACCCAACCAAGAAGATGCATAA